In one Neobacillus sp. WH10 genomic region, the following are encoded:
- the hbs gene encoding non-specific DNA-binding protein Hbs: MNKTELINAVAEASELSKKDATKAVDAVFDAILDALKNGDKVQLIGFGNFEVRERAARKGRNPQTGEEIEIAASKVPAFKPGKALKDAVK; this comes from the coding sequence ATGAACAAGACAGAACTTATTAATGCAGTTGCTGAAGCTAGCGAGCTTTCAAAAAAGGACGCTACAAAAGCAGTTGATGCTGTTTTTGATGCAATTTTAGATGCTTTAAAAAATGGTGATAAAGTACAATTAATTGGTTTTGGTAACTTTGAAGTACGCGAGCGTGCGGCACGTAAAGGTCGTAACCCTCAAACAGGTGAAGAAATCGAAATCGCTGCTAGCAAGGTTCCAGCTTTCAAACCAGGTAAAGCGCTTAAAGACGCAGTAAAATAA
- the spoIVA gene encoding stage IV sporulation protein A has product MEKVDIFKDIAERTGGDIYLGVVGAVRTGKSTFIKKFMELVVLPNINSEAERSRAQDELPQSAAGKTIMTTEPKFVPNQAATVHVDEGLNVNIRLVDCVGYTVPGAKGYEDENGPRMINTPWYEEPIPFHEAAEIGTRKVIQEHSTIGVVVTTDGTIGEIPRSNYIEAEERVIDELKEVGKPFIMVVNSAQPYHPSTETLRSSLAEKYDIPVIAMSVESMRDSDVLNVLREALYEFPVLEVNVNLPSWVMVLRENHWLRESYQEAVKDTVKDIKRLRDVDRVVQQFSDFDFIERAGLAGIEMGSGVAEIDLLAPDELYDDILKEIVGVEIRGKDHLLELMQDFAHAKAEYDHISDALKMVKQTGYGIASPTLSDMSLEEPEIIRQGARFGVRLRAVAPSIHMIKVDVESEFAPIIGTEKQSEELVRYLMQDFEDDPLSIWNSDIFGRSLSSIVREGIQAKLSLMPENARYKLKETLERIINEGSGGLIAIIL; this is encoded by the coding sequence TTGGAAAAGGTCGATATTTTTAAAGATATTGCCGAAAGAACAGGCGGCGATATTTATTTAGGAGTAGTAGGAGCAGTACGAACAGGAAAGTCAACTTTTATTAAAAAATTTATGGAGCTTGTTGTTTTGCCGAATATAAACAGTGAGGCAGAGAGATCAAGGGCACAAGATGAGCTGCCGCAAAGTGCAGCCGGAAAAACAATCATGACAACCGAGCCGAAATTTGTGCCAAATCAGGCAGCAACTGTTCATGTCGATGAGGGCCTTAATGTTAATATCAGACTGGTTGACTGTGTTGGGTATACTGTACCGGGTGCTAAAGGCTATGAGGATGAAAATGGACCGAGAATGATTAATACACCTTGGTACGAAGAACCTATACCGTTTCACGAAGCGGCCGAGATTGGAACAAGAAAAGTAATACAGGAACATTCCACAATAGGGGTAGTCGTCACAACGGATGGAACAATTGGAGAGATTCCTCGAAGTAACTATATTGAAGCGGAAGAAAGAGTGATTGATGAGCTGAAGGAAGTTGGCAAACCATTTATCATGGTTGTTAACAGTGCACAGCCATACCATCCTAGCACCGAAACACTTAGATCAAGTTTAGCTGAAAAATATGATATTCCTGTAATTGCAATGAGTGTTGAAAGCATGCGTGACAGCGATGTCCTCAATGTCCTTCGCGAGGCACTTTACGAGTTCCCAGTACTTGAGGTTAATGTCAACCTTCCAAGCTGGGTAATGGTGCTGAGAGAAAACCATTGGCTCCGTGAAAGCTATCAAGAGGCTGTAAAGGATACAGTAAAAGATATCAAGAGATTACGAGATGTTGATCGTGTAGTTCAGCAGTTTAGTGACTTTGATTTTATTGAGCGAGCGGGCTTAGCGGGGATAGAGATGGGTTCAGGTGTTGCAGAAATCGATTTGCTTGCCCCAGATGAATTATATGATGATATTTTAAAAGAAATTGTTGGGGTAGAAATCAGAGGGAAAGATCATCTTCTTGAACTAATGCAGGATTTTGCCCATGCAAAAGCAGAATATGATCACATTTCAGATGCCTTAAAAATGGTGAAACAGACAGGTTACGGGATTGCCTCACCAACCCTTTCTGATATGAGCCTTGAGGAACCGGAAATCATCCGTCAAGGTGCAAGGTTTGGAGTTAGGTTAAGAGCAGTAGCGCCATCGATTCACATGATTAAGGTTGATGTAGAATCAGAATTTGCCCCTATAATTGGCACGGAAAAACAAAGTGAGGAGCTTGTCCGCTACCTAATGCAGGACTTCGAGGATGATCCATTATCGATTTGGAATTCTGATATCTTTGGGCGCAGCCTAAGTTCCATCGTCCGTGAAGGGATCCAAGCTAAGCTTTCCTTGATGCCGGAGAATGCAAGATATAAATTAAAAGAAACTTTAGAGAGAATCATAAACGAAGGGTCAGGCGGCTTAATTGCCATTATCCTATAG